The following proteins come from a genomic window of Noviherbaspirillum sp. L7-7A:
- a CDS encoding crotonase/enoyl-CoA hydratase family protein: MNDRITLSIEDGIATLLLNRPAKLNALDPAMFAALLEAGETLAGDASLRAVVIAGEGRAFCAGLDMQSFQRMGDSQAGGVLDQPLTTRTHGISNAPQRIATVWRDVPVPVIAAVHGAAFGGGLQLALGADIRIVAPDAKMSVMEIKWGLVPDMAGIVLMRELARPDVVRELTYTGRQFTGQEALQMGFATQLSPDPREEALALARMIARQSPDAIRAAKRLLSLPTHDPAAVLLAESVEQQKLIGSPNQVEAVRANLENRLPEFR; encoded by the coding sequence ATGAACGACAGAATCACGCTGAGCATCGAGGATGGCATTGCCACCTTGCTCCTGAACCGCCCGGCCAAGCTCAATGCGCTGGACCCGGCCATGTTTGCCGCCCTGCTTGAAGCAGGCGAGACCCTGGCTGGCGACGCATCGCTGCGCGCGGTGGTCATCGCCGGCGAAGGCCGTGCCTTTTGCGCCGGCCTGGACATGCAGTCCTTCCAGCGCATGGGGGACAGCCAGGCAGGCGGCGTGCTGGACCAGCCGCTGACCACCCGCACGCACGGCATCTCGAATGCACCGCAGCGGATTGCCACCGTATGGCGCGACGTGCCGGTGCCGGTGATCGCAGCGGTGCATGGCGCGGCCTTCGGCGGCGGCCTGCAGCTGGCGCTGGGCGCGGACATCCGCATCGTCGCGCCCGATGCGAAGATGTCGGTGATGGAAATCAAGTGGGGCTTGGTGCCGGACATGGCTGGGATCGTGCTCATGCGCGAACTGGCGCGGCCTGACGTTGTGCGCGAACTGACCTATACCGGCCGCCAGTTCACCGGCCAGGAAGCGCTGCAGATGGGCTTTGCGACCCAGCTCAGCCCTGATCCGCGCGAGGAAGCGCTGGCGTTGGCCCGCATGATTGCCCGCCAGAGCCCGGACGCAATCCGCGCCGCTAAGCGCCTGCTCAGCCTGCCCACGCATGACCCGGCCGCGGTGCTGTTGGCCGAGTCGGTCGAGCAGCAGAAGCTGATCGGCAGCCCGAATCAGGTAGAGGCGGTCAGGGCCAACCTGGAAAACCGGTTGCCGGAGTTTCGCTAG